From the genome of Leptolyngbya sp. FACHB-261, one region includes:
- a CDS encoding LysE family translocator, with the protein MPDLATLIVFCLAVLALLATPGPDMLYVIARSAGQGRMAGMVSVLGLCAGDLVHIFAAAVGLSTLLMTSALAYKIIKYVGAAYLVYLGLRMLISREERAEFQASSGDNFLKIFAQGALSSMLNPKVALFFLSFLPQFIDPAKGQVLGQIIALSFAWLLISLLAYTSLAMVAGTFSHWLRGRSSFARFQKWLTGSILVGLGFRLALPEQR; encoded by the coding sequence ATGCCTGATCTCGCTACGCTGATCGTGTTTTGCTTGGCTGTTCTGGCTCTGCTCGCCACTCCAGGCCCGGATATGCTCTATGTCATTGCTCGCAGTGCTGGACAGGGACGCATGGCGGGTATGGTTTCGGTGTTAGGGCTTTGTGCCGGTGACTTAGTGCATATTTTTGCGGCTGCCGTGGGTCTATCGACCTTGCTCATGACCTCCGCCCTGGCCTACAAAATCATCAAATATGTGGGAGCTGCTTATCTGGTTTACCTGGGCCTGCGCATGTTGATCAGCCGCGAAGAACGAGCTGAATTTCAGGCCTCAAGTGGCGACAACTTCCTCAAAATCTTTGCCCAAGGCGCCCTTTCCAGTATGCTCAATCCCAAAGTGGCGCTGTTCTTTTTGTCTTTTTTGCCCCAGTTTATTGACCCTGCCAAAGGCCAGGTGCTGGGGCAAATTATCGCCCTGAGTTTTGCCTGGTTGCTGATCAGTCTTCTAGCCTACACCTCGTTGGCAATGGTCGCCGGAACCTTCAGCCATTGGCTACGCGGTCGCTCTAGTTTTGCCCGCTTCCAAAAGTGGTTGACCGGCAGCATTTTGGTTGGCTTAGGCTTTCGTCTA